Within the Pseudomonas fulva genome, the region GCGAGGCCATCGCGGGCATGCAGCTGGGCCAGTCCCAGGGAGATGGTCACGCCGGGCTGGGCGCCCAGGGGCGAATAGAAGGAGCCGATGCGTTCCAGGCTCTCGCGCAGGCGCTCGGCCACCTCGACGGCCTGCTGCAGCGCCAGCTCGGGCAACAGCACCACGAATTCCTCGCCGCCATAGCGCACCAGGCTGTCCCGGGCCCTGAGCTGGCGGCGCAGGGTATGGGCAACCAGGCACAGCGCATAATCGCCGGCCAGGTGGCCGTGCTGATCGTTGTAATCCTTGAAGTGGTCGACGTCGAGCATCAGCAGGCACAGCGGCTGCTTGTCGATCACGCAGCGCGCCCGCTCGCGCTCGAACACGTGCTCCAGCCAGCGGCGGTTGAAGGCGCCGGTGAGCTTGTCGACGTTGGCATTCTGTTCGCTGTTGATCAGCTGCCGGTTGCCCTGGCGCACGCGGTCGCAGAGTACCTTGAGCAGGTTGTGCATCATCTGCGGCGATTGCTGGAACAGCGAGTTG harbors:
- a CDS encoding GGDEF domain-containing protein, giving the protein MKAAHWQTDLQQIRQLRLFDNVALGSLNRLLDAFRPCELDAAEVLLSPFDRNQYLYIVVTGSLKVYLGSLDNQPVTTLGPGDCAGEISFLDNEHPSAYVVATEPSSVLRLHRDALNSLFQQSPQMMHNLLKVLCDRVRQGNRQLINSEQNANVDKLTGAFNRRWLEHVFERERARCVIDKQPLCLLMLDVDHFKDYNDQHGHLAGDYALCLVAHTLRRQLRARDSLVRYGGEEFVVLLPELALQQAVEVAERLRESLERIGSFYSPLGAQPGVTISLGLAQLHARDGLASLIARADKALYQAKNSGRNRLCH